TTCTATAGGGGATATATAATCTAAGCTACTATGACTACAGTTATACCAGGTTTCTATATAATTAATTATGGTTATTTTAGCTTCTTCTCGGGTTTTAAATCGCCTTCTATGAATTAAATCTTTCTTTAATGTTGCAAGGAATGATTCTAAATAAAGCCATCCTTCACCGGTGGGAATATAGGTTATATCTCCAACCCATTTTCATTTTTAGTTTTTTCCAGGTTAAAAATGCTACTGGGATGGCGATAGCAACAGAAGAGTATGGAGCAACATACTTTAAAGAAGAAAACTAGAACAAGAAAGAACATATATAGACGAAGTTCTATAAAGAGAAACTCTCATCTACTTTACTAAAAAATAGGTTGAATTTAACCTAAAAAAAGGGGTATAATGTAAATAGAAGGGAGTGAGAGGAAATGAAAATAGATATTAACAATTTAGTGTCAATCTCAGAAGCGAATCAAAACTTTTCTAAAGTGGCCAGGATGGTTGATGAGAGAGGAGCGGCAATTATTTTGAAAAACAATGCACCTCGCTATGTGTTAATAGAGTATAGTCAATTAACTAAGGTTGAAACTGCCAAAGATGAAGAAGTTCATGAAGTGGCTAGGAAAATTCTGTCGAAACATATGAAAGCCTTCGAGGAACTGGCAAAATGAGAAGACTTACAAAAAGTCAAGTAATCCATATGCACAGTTTTCTTATTAGAGAAACCGGTGGAAGCGATGGTCTTAGAGATGAAGGTTGATTAGAGTCAGCATTAAATGCACCATTTTTGACTTTTGCCGGGGAAGAGCTGTATAAAACAGTTCAAATGAAAGCTGCTAAACTGGGGTACTACCTTATTAGGAATCATCCTTTTGTCGATGGCAATAAACGGATAGGCCTATTGGCAATGATTACATTTCTTGAGCTGAATGGAATTGAGGTTATTGCTACTGACGATGAATTGATTCAGTTGGGGTTGGGTTTGACTGAAGGGTCTATAACTGATACTGATCTTTTGAACTGAATCCTCGACCATAGCTAAAAGAGTATCATCAAAAAACTCTTCATGGAGCTAAGAGTAAAATATAAAAATTAGGAAAAGCATCTGATACCCGGGTGCTTTTTTTCATACCCAAAGGAGTTGAAAATTTGGCGGAAATCTGTCGGTTAAATGAAAAGAAGCTTTCCAGTGTAATAGGATTTATGGGCATATTTAAAGCAGATCCAATGCACTGGTTCCCGAAACACGGGGAAAGTATGGATACCTTCAGAAGCCAAGTGAGAAAAAGGCTAGAAAAAACCAAACCAACCTTTAACTTTGGAGATATAGTGAAAATAAAAGATGGAGCTGAAACATATTATCCCAAAGGGCCGTTAATTCCAAGCTGGGTAAAGGATACCTATCATTTAATAACCCAAACCCAATCTAGAGGAAAACCTGTTTTAAGAGGTGGAAAAGAAGCTGTTCTTTTAGGAAAGAAAATCCACAAAAGGACTTTTCAAGAATCCCCAGGAATTATGACATGGGTAGATAAAGATATTTTAGAACCTATAAAAAAGGAAGAACAGCTATACTTTGTCCAAGTCGGTGCCTTTAGGGAAAAAGAAAATGCCAAAGCTATGGTAGAAAAACTTAAAAAAGTAGGCTTTGAAGCTATTATTAAAAAATAGGGGGAAGGCTTATGACAGAGGAAGAATTTCAAAGGGAGAAAAATTACAGGGTATCAATGGCCATAGCTAAGGAGATGTTGGAAAAGGGTATTATTAATATAGAAGACTATGAAAAAATAAAGGAGATATTTATAGAAAAATATAACCCCTTACTAGGCAGATTATAACTTGAATTGTATCGAAAAGAGAGTTAATATGGGTGCTGAAAGGAGGAGTTTACATGTTCACTATCAAAAAAATAGAAAGGAAAATCCCTGAAAAAACAATCCAAAAGAAAAGGGTAGCTGCCTATGCCAGGGTATCAAGTGGAAAAGAGGAAATGCTCCACTCCCTTTCAGCCCAAATTAGCTATTACAGTAGTTTTATCCAAAGCCATAGTAACTGGGAATACGTAGGAGTATATGCCGATGAAGGGATAACTGGAACAAATAGCAACAGACCAGAATTTCAAAGGCTATTAACAGATGCAAGGAAAGGCAAAATCGACCTTATAATCACCAAATCAGTATCTAGATTTATGCGAAACACAGTAGAACTTTTAGAAATAGTTAGGGAACTAAAAAGCTTAAATGTAGATGTATACTTTGAAAAAGAAAATATCCATACAATGAGCGGGGATGGTGAGCTAATGCTAACTATCCTCGCTTCTTTTGCTCAAGAAGAAAGTAGGTCAGTAAGTGAAAACTGTAAATGGCGGATAAGGAAAAACTTTTCTGAAGGGAAACTAAACGGTGGCCAAATCTTAGGTTATGACTTAATAGGTGATAAGTTAGAAATAAATCAAAATGAAGCAAAGATAGTCCAAAGGATCTTCCAAGACTTTTTAGCAGGGATGGGTAAAGAAAAAATAGCCCAAAGGTTAAACGAAGAAGGAATAAAGACTAAACGGGGTAATAAATGGAGTCCAAACAGCATAGCCGGCATTTTAAGAAATGAAAAATACACCGGTCAGTTAAAACTACAAAAAACATATGTTTCAGATAACCTAACCAAAAAGAAAAAGAAAAACAGAGGCCAACTTCCTACATACATAGTTTCAGAAAACCATCCCAAAATAATCGACAAAGAAACCTTCGACAAAGTACAAAAGGAGTTAGAAAAAAGGGCAAAAAGATATCAGCCCAAACAAAAACCATCAAAATACCCCTTAACAGGCCTTATCCAATGTGGACTATGTGGCAAAAACTATCGGAGGAAAATAAATAACATAGGAACAAAATACCAAAGGGTTATCTGGATTTGTTCCACATACAACTCTAAAGGTAAGAAAGAATGTCCAGCAAAACAAGTACCGGAAGATATACTATTAGAAGAAAACCTAAAGGACATAGAAAAAATTATAGTTAAAGGTGACAACACTTTATTATTTATATATAAAAACGGTGAAAGGAGGCTAAAAGATGTCAGCAAAAGCAGTTAAAATAATCCCAGCTACAATAACTAAAATACAAAGAGAACTACCCCAAAAGGAGAAAAAAAGGGTAGTAGCCTATGCTAGGGTTTCCACCGACTCAGAAGAACAACTATCCAGCTATGAAGCCCAAGTAGAATACTATACAAAACACATCCAATCTAACCCCAACTGGGAGTTTGCAGGGATTTATACCGATGAAGGGATATCGGCAACTAATACTAAAAAAAGGGATGGATTTAACAAAATGATAGAAGATGCCCTTGATGGTAAAATAGATATGATAATCACCAAATCAGTGTCAAGGTTTGCTAGAAATACAGTGGATACCCTAACGACAGTAAGAAAACTCAAGGAAAAAGGTGTAGAAGTATACTTTGAGAAAGAAAACATCTACACCTTAGACACCAAAGGAGAGCTATTGATAACTATAATGTCTAGCCTTGCCCAAGAAGAAAGCCGGTCGATATCGGAAAACGTAACCTGGGGAACTAGAAAACAATTTGCAGACGGTAAAGTAAGGGTTCCATATAGGAGATTTTTAGGCTATGAAAAGGGAGAAGATGGTCGCCCTAAAATAGTAGAAGAGGAAGCAAAGATAGTGAGGTTAATTTACAAACTCTTTTTAGAAGGCAGGACAATTAGGGGAATAGTAAAGTATTTAGAAAAGGCTAACATTCCTTCACCGGGTGGTAAGAAAAAGTGGCAAGATACTACAGTAAAAAGTATCCTAAAAAACGAAAAATACAAAGGAGATGCCCTTCTACAAAAGACCTTTACAGTGGATTTTCTCACCAAAAAGAAAAAGGTAAACGAAGGGGAAGTTCCAATGTACTATGTAGAAAACAGCCACCCTCCTATAATAGAGCCTAGGATATTTGATTTAGCACAGCAAGAGTTCAAAAAAAGGGAAGGGTTAAAAAGATACAAAGCAGCATCCATTTTTTCCGGTAAAATAATCTGTGGTCAATGTAAAGCTTTTTTTGGCCCTAAAGTATGGCACTCTAATAATAAATACCGGAGGATTATTTGGCAGTGTAACCACAAATATGAAAACAACTGTACCACCACCCACCTATATGAAGAAGAGATTAAAGAAATCTTTATTGAGGTATTTAACAACTTAATAGAAAAGAAAGAAGAAGTGGTAAAAGATTACCAAAGGATAATTGAAACCTTAACAGATACAGATAAACTTGGTTTAGAGAAGAAAAGACTAGAGGAAGAATTAGAAAGACTAACGGAAAAAATTAGGGATATGGTAGAAACAAATGCTAAGAAAGCATTGGATCAAAGAAAGTACCAACAAAAATATACCCAGTTAGTTGAAGAATATAAAAAGGTTAAAGGGAAATTAGAAGAAATAGAAGAAAAAATATTTGAGAATAAAATAAAGGTAGATAGGCTTAAGGAATTTATCGGGATATTAAAGGATAGGGAAAAACTGCTGACTTCCTTTGATGAAGAATTATGGCTAAGTACAGTGGATTTAATTGAAGTAAGCGATGGAGTTAGGGTGATATTTAAAAATGGTGTGGTAGTAGAAAATAATCAATTTTAAATAAAAAATTCAGAAAAATTATTGACAATTTTAAAAAGTTGTTATATTATTTTTTTATGAAAAATTACTAAATTTACCTAAAATGTAATAAGACTAATAATAAGGTAATTAAAGGGTGGTGCTTAAAAAATTGTTATTAAAAAAATGGCCATGTGTTATGCAGCATGATGCATCAGACTGTGCTGCGGCAGTGGTTTCAACAATATTATTATCATATAAACAAGAGACCACACTTATGAAAATTAGGGAAATAATAGGTACCGATGCATATGGTACAACAGTAAAAGGAATAGTAGAAGGGTTAGAAAAACTTAAATTTAATGTAAAAGCTGTCAGAACAACAACGGAAGAAATAACAAAAGAATTGACCTATCCAGCAATAGCACAAGTTATTACTAAAGAGGGGTTAAATCATTTTATTGTAATCCATAAAGTAACTAGAAAAGATAAAATAATTGTAGCTGATCCTGCACAAGGAATAAAAACTTTTACAAGAGAAGAATTTGATAAAATATTTACAGGAATAATGATATTTGCAATACCGACAAGTGAATTTGAAACAATTAAACTAAAAAATAAAGGAATGTTCAATTTATTTGTATCCTTGATACTACCCCAAAAGAGCCTTTTAATAACTATCATACTAGCATCGATATTATTAACAATCTTTGGAATCATATCTAGTTTTTTCTCAAAAATCATTATGGATGAAATAATACCCTATGGACTCAAAAGAAGCTTATATATGTTTTTGATAATATTTGGTATAGTATCATTGATACAGAATTTAATATCATCTTTCAGACAACATATTTTATTGTATTTATCGAGGAAAATTGATATACCTGTACTTTTAGGATACTACAATCACATAATTCACTTACCTTACAGTTTTTTCGGTACAAGAAAAACAGGAGATATAATAACAAGATTTCAAGATGCAATGACAATAAAAAATATTTTTACATCAGTAGCCATATCATTAGTACTAGATGTTACTTTAGCAGTAATAAGTAGTATAATATTGTGGTACTTAAATTCAAGGCTTTTTATAATTTTAGCAATAATGTTACTGATAAATGTAATATTAATTTACATATTTAAAAAACCTTATCGGAAAATAAATTATGAACAAATGGAAGCAGGAGCGACACTTAACTCCCAATTAATAGAGTCAATAAAAAACATAGATACCGTAAAATCACAAAATGACGAGAAAGAACAAATGGACAAGCTTGAAAAAAGATTTGTCACCCTTTTGCAGATAAGGCATAAAGAAGGGGTCTTACAAAACGTACAAGGATTTATCTCTACTTTTATAAACTCTTTAGGAAATATATTTTTACTAGGAATTGGAGCTTTGTACATAATTGATGGTAAAATGACAATAGGAGATTTGTTGGTATTTCAAACACTAAGCCAATTTTTTATAGAACCAGTACAAAATCTAGTAGGGTTACAAATAACATTTCAAGAAGCTCAAGTTGCGATGAATAGGTTAAGTGAACTAATGGGCTTAGAAAGGGAAGATTCCGAAACAGATGATAAAATAAAGGATGTAGATCTAAATGGAGATATAGAATTTAGAAATGTAACCTTTGCTTATGGCTCAAGACCTCCAGTAATAAAAGACTTTAGCTTATCCATACCCCAAGGCAAAAAAATAGCTATAGTAGGTGAAAGTGGAGCAGGAAAAAGTACCTTAGCAAAACTATTATTAAAATTTATCACCCCAAAAGAAGGAGAAATAACTATAGCAGGCTATTCATTATCAGATATTGACCACAACTTTTTAAGGCAAAAAATAGCTTATATTCCACAAAACATACAACTTTTTACAGGAACCATTATAGAAAATCTAAAAGTAGGTAATCCAAATGCAACATTAGAAGAAATAATGGAAGCATGTAAAAAAGCAGGAGCATCTGACTTTATTGAAAAATTACCAAACAGATATAATTCATACATAGAAGAAGAAGGAGGAAACTTATCAGGAGGAGAAAAACAAAGATTAGCAATAGCTAGAGCGTTACTTTCAGATAGCCAAATCCTAATTTTTGATGAAGCAACTTCAAACTTAGACTCCTTTAGTGAAAAACAAGTACAAAATTTTATCTTTAAAAAAATTAAAGATAAAACAACTATTATAATAGCCCATAGATTATCTACAATAATAAACTGTGATTTAATCTGCCTTATAGAAAAAGGTAAAATAGTAGAACAAGGAACTCACGAAGAGTTAATGGAGTTAAACGGTAAATATGCAAGTTTAGCAAAAGCACAAATAATTACAAAAACACCTTCTAAAGAAAAACAAAAAGAAAACACACAGCTAGAGGAGGTCACCTATGAGTAAATTAGAAATAAAAGAAAATAAAAAGCTGGTCTTAAAAAATGTGCTTATTAAAGAACTAAAAGGAATAAACATGGAGGATTTAAATAATGAAATAAATAAATTTTTAAACACCTTAAAAGTATTAAAAGTTCAAACCTTTGGACCTCTAATAACAAAAAGCTATGGTACTAATATCCATGAAGATGGAACTATATCAACTAATTATGATTTAATGATTCAAGCTCATAACTATTTGCAATACAAAAAACAATTTAAAGTAGAAAAACAATTAGAATGTAGTCATTGTATCTATCTAAGGTTTTCAGATAAACCCCAGTACTTACAATATGCTTATTCAAAATTAGATATATATTTTTATGAAAATGATATAGAAAGTAATGGAGTTACCTATAATGTATTTGTATCAGAAACAGAAGATAATATAGTGGTAGATATCTTCAAACCAGTGGTAATAGTATGAGACTGTATAAAAAAGAAGAGTTAAGGACCTCAAGGATCTTTTTTGATAAACAGCCCCCTAAATTCTTAAAAATCTTTATAATATTTATATCTTTTATACTAATAACAGCCATTTATTCATCAACTAAAATAAATAAACCTTACATAGTAAAGGCCCAAGGTGTTGTAACAACAACAGATAACCAATATATATCAGCAAAAACAAGTGGAGTAATACAAACCATAAATAAAACCTCGGGGGAAAAGGTAAAAAGAGGGGAAGTTCTCTTTACAATAACAACTGGACTAGAAGGAATCCAAAAAGAAGCTATTTTAGAACAAATTGATAATCTTAAAAAACAACTAGAAGTATTGGATAGATATAAAAAGTCTTTAGTAGAAAAAAAGAACTTATTGAAAAAAGAAGGAATAGAACTAGAATATTATGGAAAAGTTCAATACTATTTGGATAGTATCAGTAAAGAAAAAGCAGAAAAAGAAAGACTAAACAAAGAATTAGAAGAAAAAAGAAGAGAATATGAAAAATTAAGTAAAGGAAAAGAAGAATTGAAAGAAAAGTTAGATAACTTTACAAGTAAAGAAAATCTAAATGAGGAAAAATTAGAAATAGAAAGCAATTTGGAAACAAAGAAAACACAGTTAGAAGCAAAGCGAGAAGAAATTCAGCAAATACAAATACAATTAGATAATTTAAACAACTACTCCCAATCAAAACAAATTTATTATCAGTTAATAAGTGAACTTGGACAAGTCCAAAATACAATAGAAGGGAAATTGATAGAACTAAAGGGTAATTTAGAACTGGCAAAAGGACAAGATAAAATATTTGAGATTAAAGCAAATGATGATGGAATTGTTCACTATTTAATACCAATAAAGAAAGGAATGTCAATACAACAAAATCAGATGATTGCAGAAATCTCATCAAGCGACCGAGAAAATCTTATAGTAGAAGCATATATAAATGCTCAAGATAGAACCAAGATTAATATAGGAAACCAGGTAGATATAGCTGTTAGTGGTGTAAATATTTATAAATATGGCACATTAAAAGGCAAATTGGTACATATAGATATAGGGACAATAACTCAAGAAACCAGTGGAGGTAATTTAATATTATATAGATCTTTAATAGCAATAGATGATAATAAACTTACAAGTAGAGATAACAGTACAGTTGAAATACTAAAATCTATGCCAGTAGAGGCAAGGATAGTGTATGAAAAGGAAACTTATTTTCAATGGATAATGAAGTTACTTAACTTCAGGAACTGAATTGTGTTATTAAGGTAGCGCGCACCTTAATATATAAAAAAATATTAGGAGGTATGTTTAATGAGTACATTAGTATTACCAAACAACTACGTTGAACTTGAGCAAGAAGAGATGATGTATTTGGAGGGGGGAGATCGGTTCAAAAGTGCAGTTGAAGGTACTATAGTAGGGGCAGGCATTATTTCACTTGGTGTAGGAGGAGCGAAGGCTTTGGGCGGTACAACTATAATGTCTATGTCAGTAACTGCAGCTGCAGCTTGTGGTCCAGTAGGCTGGGCAATTATTGGCATAGTAGTTGTTTCAGGTGCAGTAGGAGGTTATGCAATAGGTAGAGGAATATCTGGAAATTGGTAATATAAAATCTTATTAGATAAAGGAATATAACTGAGAAATTATATAAAAATGCTCTCAGTTATATTCCTAAATTTTGAAAAGATATAATTTGGGACAAATAACGAGTAATAATTGTGTTCAGATTTATAATTGGAATTTATTAGAGAATATAAACTATAAGTAATTTTATTGTTTAATACGTTTGTTGGTAAAAAACAAAATTATTTGATATTTTAGAGGTGTTAATATTGAAGGACAAAAGATATTTAAAAATAATAACATATTTTCAGTCAATTACTATACTTTTAGTTTCAATAGCATGTATAGTTGCATTAGTTTGGAGTTTTAAAAATTACAACATATATGCTTCTTTTTTAAGTATAATTACCCTCAATATATGTATTTATTTGGGGCATTTTATAATGCCTAAATCGATTATGTTTTCGAAGGGTATATACAAATTTAATGATAGTGAAATATTAAGTATTATAAATGCAAATTTAAGAGAGTCTAAAGTAAAATATAATAATTTATATATTTATATTAATAAATTGGATTATTACAATGCTAGGATATTCAAGAACAAGGATATATATATATTTATAAGTGAGGATTTATTAGAGAAGTTATCAAAAAAAGATGTTATGGCTATATTGTATCATGAAATATATCATGTTATAAATAAAGATTTAATTAAAGGTTCTTTCTTAGTTAGTACATACCTATTTTTATTGAGTTTTTTTCTGTATATAATCAACATATTAGAATCAAATTTATATTATATTCTTTTTGTTATTATATCAATAGTTTGTGTTGTGTTTATATTTACTTTTTATAAAAGACAAGAAATTAATGCTGATATTTATGGTGCAAAAAAAATGGGTGATTACAATGTTTATATAAATATGTTAGAGAAAATTCATCCGTATAGTAGAAAAGTAATATCAACCCATCCATCTTTAGAAAAAAGAAAAGAAAAAATAATAAAATATTTTAAAGAAAATGAGATTAAATGATCTTGGATCTATGTCATTACATTCGACAAATTTCAAGTTTTTACTATTCCCTTTACAATCTAATTTGGTAAAATCCCCATATAATCCTACACCAAATAAAAAGACCTCTTTCAAATCCTGTCAGTCCTAGGTAGGCTGGTAACACAAAGAGAGAAAATTGTAGGTGAATTTGGCAACCGTTTCAGTCCCTTATAAAAACTTAATAAGCAAACAAAAAAAGCCCTTGAAATCAAGGGTTTTAAGGTTGTATTAAATAAAGGGAAAAATCAGGAAAATTATTACTTTTGTGGAATATTATTATTTGTAAACAACTACGTTGAACTTGAGCAAGAAGAGATGATGTATTTGGAGGGGGGATTTAATTTTCGTAATGGGTGGTGGAACTCAGTTACTACTGTTTCTGTTATTTTAGATGTATCAATAGCATTATGTAGTCTAGGTAAATCAATAAAAACTGGTGCTGCTTTACGTAATCTTCTTCAAAGTAATGCCGGTCAAGTTTTAACAAGAAAACTCAGGAGTGAAATTATTAGGTTATTTGGTTCAACGGCTGGAAGAGTGTTTACTGCTGCTATAAGTGTTTTAGGAAGTATAACAGGGTATTCAATAGGAAACATGATAGCTTTGGCTATTGATAGGGTTGATCAAAATCCGAATAATGGATATCTTTTTGGGTAGGTGATAGCTTGAAAAAGATAATAGAAAAAGATGAAGCGATTCGTCAGATAGAAAAAGCGTATAAACCTAGTTTATTTGATCCAATTATGGCTACAATAGTTTGTTCAGCACCCTATGGACATTTACTACTTGATATTATGGAAAATTCAGAAAGAACACTAACATCTGCTCTTATTTCAGGACCGTTATTAGTTGTAGTGGGGTTTTTCTGGACTTCCTATTATTATAAATTAGTAGAATATAAAAATGAGATTAGATATTATTTAGAAAATCCTAGTGAATTTAAGTGGTAAATATTTTAATTACAGTACTTTGTCAATAGTTAGGTAGCAGGTAGTAATGGTCAAATACTTGCTACCTTATTTGTACTGTTTACTGTATTGGCAAAGGATTATGGAATGTTTTATAAAATGCTTTTCCAGTAATAAACGGTTGATATTTTAATTTGTAGCATAAATTTGAATCATAAGATTGAACTTCTAGCCTATTTCAAAGAAGAGCTGTGTAAAGTAATGCAGTTGGATCTATATCAATAAATTAGACAAAATTTTACTTTTTACTAAAATTACACCATCCTTAAGTAACACCTTCAAATCCTGTTAGTCCGAAACTAATAAGCAAACAATTTAACACATAACCAAAAAAGCCCTTGAAATCAA
Above is a genomic segment from Anaerobranca gottschalkii DSM 13577 containing:
- a CDS encoding type II toxin-antitoxin system Phd/YefM family antitoxin, translated to MKIDINNLVSISEANQNFSKVARMVDERGAAIILKNNAPRYVLIEYSQLTKVETAKDEEVHEVARKILSKHMKAFEELAK
- a CDS encoding SPOR domain-containing protein, with the protein product MAEICRLNEKKLSSVIGFMGIFKADPMHWFPKHGESMDTFRSQVRKRLEKTKPTFNFGDIVKIKDGAETYYPKGPLIPSWVKDTYHLITQTQSRGKPVLRGGKEAVLLGKKIHKRTFQESPGIMTWVDKDILEPIKKEEQLYFVQVGAFREKENAKAMVEKLKKVGFEAIIKK
- a CDS encoding SHOCT domain-containing protein, giving the protein MTEEEFQREKNYRVSMAIAKEMLEKGIINIEDYEKIKEIFIEKYNPLLGRL
- a CDS encoding recombinase family protein; this encodes MFTIKKIERKIPEKTIQKKRVAAYARVSSGKEEMLHSLSAQISYYSSFIQSHSNWEYVGVYADEGITGTNSNRPEFQRLLTDARKGKIDLIITKSVSRFMRNTVELLEIVRELKSLNVDVYFEKENIHTMSGDGELMLTILASFAQEESRSVSENCKWRIRKNFSEGKLNGGQILGYDLIGDKLEINQNEAKIVQRIFQDFLAGMGKEKIAQRLNEEGIKTKRGNKWSPNSIAGILRNEKYTGQLKLQKTYVSDNLTKKKKKNRGQLPTYIVSENHPKIIDKETFDKVQKELEKRAKRYQPKQKPSKYPLTGLIQCGLCGKNYRRKINNIGTKYQRVIWICSTYNSKGKKECPAKQVPEDILLEENLKDIEKIIVKGDNTLLFIYKNGERRLKDVSKSS
- a CDS encoding recombinase family protein encodes the protein MSAKAVKIIPATITKIQRELPQKEKKRVVAYARVSTDSEEQLSSYEAQVEYYTKHIQSNPNWEFAGIYTDEGISATNTKKRDGFNKMIEDALDGKIDMIITKSVSRFARNTVDTLTTVRKLKEKGVEVYFEKENIYTLDTKGELLITIMSSLAQEESRSISENVTWGTRKQFADGKVRVPYRRFLGYEKGEDGRPKIVEEEAKIVRLIYKLFLEGRTIRGIVKYLEKANIPSPGGKKKWQDTTVKSILKNEKYKGDALLQKTFTVDFLTKKKKVNEGEVPMYYVENSHPPIIEPRIFDLAQQEFKKREGLKRYKAASIFSGKIICGQCKAFFGPKVWHSNNKYRRIIWQCNHKYENNCTTTHLYEEEIKEIFIEVFNNLIEKKEEVVKDYQRIIETLTDTDKLGLEKKRLEEELERLTEKIRDMVETNAKKALDQRKYQQKYTQLVEEYKKVKGKLEEIEEKIFENKIKVDRLKEFIGILKDREKLLTSFDEELWLSTVDLIEVSDGVRVIFKNGVVVENNQF
- a CDS encoding peptidase domain-containing ABC transporter is translated as MLLKKWPCVMQHDASDCAAAVVSTILLSYKQETTLMKIREIIGTDAYGTTVKGIVEGLEKLKFNVKAVRTTTEEITKELTYPAIAQVITKEGLNHFIVIHKVTRKDKIIVADPAQGIKTFTREEFDKIFTGIMIFAIPTSEFETIKLKNKGMFNLFVSLILPQKSLLITIILASILLTIFGIISSFFSKIIMDEIIPYGLKRSLYMFLIIFGIVSLIQNLISSFRQHILLYLSRKIDIPVLLGYYNHIIHLPYSFFGTRKTGDIITRFQDAMTIKNIFTSVAISLVLDVTLAVISSIILWYLNSRLFIILAIMLLINVILIYIFKKPYRKINYEQMEAGATLNSQLIESIKNIDTVKSQNDEKEQMDKLEKRFVTLLQIRHKEGVLQNVQGFISTFINSLGNIFLLGIGALYIIDGKMTIGDLLVFQTLSQFFIEPVQNLVGLQITFQEAQVAMNRLSELMGLEREDSETDDKIKDVDLNGDIEFRNVTFAYGSRPPVIKDFSLSIPQGKKIAIVGESGAGKSTLAKLLLKFITPKEGEITIAGYSLSDIDHNFLRQKIAYIPQNIQLFTGTIIENLKVGNPNATLEEIMEACKKAGASDFIEKLPNRYNSYIEEEGGNLSGGEKQRLAIARALLSDSQILIFDEATSNLDSFSEKQVQNFIFKKIKDKTTIIIAHRLSTIINCDLICLIEKGKIVEQGTHEELMELNGKYASLAKAQIITKTPSKEKQKENTQLEEVTYE
- a CDS encoding AraC family transcriptional regulator; this translates as MSKLEIKENKKLVLKNVLIKELKGINMEDLNNEINKFLNTLKVLKVQTFGPLITKSYGTNIHEDGTISTNYDLMIQAHNYLQYKKQFKVEKQLECSHCIYLRFSDKPQYLQYAYSKLDIYFYENDIESNGVTYNVFVSETEDNIVVDIFKPVVIV
- a CDS encoding HlyD family secretion protein, with protein sequence MRLYKKEELRTSRIFFDKQPPKFLKIFIIFISFILITAIYSSTKINKPYIVKAQGVVTTTDNQYISAKTSGVIQTINKTSGEKVKRGEVLFTITTGLEGIQKEAILEQIDNLKKQLEVLDRYKKSLVEKKNLLKKEGIELEYYGKVQYYLDSISKEKAEKERLNKELEEKRREYEKLSKGKEELKEKLDNFTSKENLNEEKLEIESNLETKKTQLEAKREEIQQIQIQLDNLNNYSQSKQIYYQLISELGQVQNTIEGKLIELKGNLELAKGQDKIFEIKANDDGIVHYLIPIKKGMSIQQNQMIAEISSSDRENLIVEAYINAQDRTKINIGNQVDIAVSGVNIYKYGTLKGKLVHIDIGTITQETSGGNLILYRSLIAIDDNKLTSRDNSTVEILKSMPVEARIVYEKETYFQWIMKLLNFRN
- a CDS encoding M48 family metallopeptidase; its protein translation is MKDKRYLKIITYFQSITILLVSIACIVALVWSFKNYNIYASFLSIITLNICIYLGHFIMPKSIMFSKGIYKFNDSEILSIINANLRESKVKYNNLYIYINKLDYYNARIFKNKDIYIFISEDLLEKLSKKDVMAILYHEIYHVINKDLIKGSFLVSTYLFLLSFFLYIINILESNLYYILFVIISIVCVVFIFTFYKRQEINADIYGAKKMGDYNVYINMLEKIHPYSRKVISTHPSLEKRKEKIIKYFKENEIK